The Streptomyces sp. NBC_00454 DNA segment AGTCGTCGCGCGTGCCGATGGTGAGCATCCAGTAGAGCCCGCCGATCACGAGCAGCGCCATGGCGGCCGATTCCGCGCCGGGCGCGAGGGCGCTCCAGCCCTCCGGCGGCTTGGACGGTCGCGGCCTCCCGGGGCTCACCTGCCCCGTTCCGCGCATGCGGTTCCACACGACGAGCCCCCCGAGCGTTACTGAACACGTTCAATTGATGCGGACCCTACACCGCTCTTCCCATCTGACGCACCGTCAGCTTCAATCGGTCGTGTGATGGGACACGCAGGGATGGCGGCCACCGTCGTCCGATACCTCAGGTCAGTCGGCTCCCCCACCTCCGCCGCCGCGGAGCCCGGGGCCGAGTCCGTCGACGCATTGCCGCGCCCCGATCTGCGGGCCGTGGGCGAGGACGAGCGCGCGCCCGTCAGCCCCGCCGAATTCCGGGCCGTACTGGGGAACTTCGCCAGTGGGGTCACGATCATCACCGCCCCGCCCGGCGAGGGCGAGGACGGTCCGGCCGGCTTCGCCTGCCAGTCCTTCGCCTCGCTCTCCCTCGACCCGCCGCTGGTCACCTTCATGGTGGCCCGTACGTCGACCACCTGGCCCCGCATCGCGCGCGCCGGGGTGTTCTGCGTCAACATCCTCGGCGCCGAACAGGGCGAGCTGTGCCGCTCGTTCGCCGTCAGCGGCGCCGACAAGTTCGCCGGGGTGGCCCACACGCCCGCCCCCGCCACCGGATCGCCCCAGCTCGAAGCGGTGCCCGCGTGGATCGACTGCCGGATCCACGCCGTGCACACCGGCGGGGACCACCTCATCGTCGTCGGCAAGGTCGTGGCCATGGGCGCGGCCGGCGAGGGCGACCCGCTCCTCTTCCACAAGGGCCGCTTCGGCCGCTTCGCCGACTGACGGGTCCCCCCTCCCCTGCCGCTATCCTGCGCATCTCGAACAGGTGGGGGCCATGAGCAACACGTACGAGCCGGGTCGCAGTCGGTGGACCCGCGCCACGGGCCGACTCATGGTGATCAGCGCGGCCGCCACGGTCGGGGCGGTGTGGATCAAGCTGGATCCGTACCCGCCGCTGAAGGCTGAACTGGCCCTCACCGGCATCACGGTGTTCTTCGCCGGCTGCTGGATCGCGGCCTCCCACCGGGCCCGGACCGGCCCGGCCGGGGCGCGCCCCGCGCTGCCGCCCGCCGGGCAACCGAGCCGGGGCCTGTCCCGGCTGCTGGCCGTCGGCACCGTCCTCGCCGGGGCCGCCGCCCTCCTGCTCGCCTTCACCGTGACCGGCGACTTCGGCCGTGAGCAGGAGCGACTGGAGCGGGCCGGGATCGACGCGCACCGGATCCCCGTGGCGCGGGTCCTGAGCACGCCGGAGCCCACCGGGAAGAAGAGCGCTTCGCGCGAGAAGCTGTACACCGCCGACCTCGCCTTCCAGGTGCCGTACGACGACGGCGAGGTGCGCGAGCTCGTGCTCCGGAGCTTCAAGACCATCGGGCCGCCCGAACCCGGGATGAAGGTCGATCTGTACTACGCCCGCGGGCACCCGGAGATCGAGGTCCGGACCGGGCCGCCCGGCCTCGGAACGCTCGACGTCATGCTCTACATCATGGTCGGGGTCCCCGCCCTCGTCTTCGCGGCCGGGGCGCTGAAGGCCGCCGATGCCCGCTTCGTGCACACCCTGCGGCGCTTCCACGCCCGGGTGCACCTGCCCGCTTTCGGGATCCTGCTCGTCGGAGTCGCCCTGTTGCTGCCCGTGGCCCTGGAGTCCCGGGC contains these protein-coding regions:
- a CDS encoding flavin reductase family protein, yielding MAATVVRYLRSVGSPTSAAAEPGAESVDALPRPDLRAVGEDERAPVSPAEFRAVLGNFASGVTIITAPPGEGEDGPAGFACQSFASLSLDPPLVTFMVARTSTTWPRIARAGVFCVNILGAEQGELCRSFAVSGADKFAGVAHTPAPATGSPQLEAVPAWIDCRIHAVHTGGDHLIVVGKVVAMGAAGEGDPLLFHKGRFGRFAD